A portion of the Cervus elaphus chromosome X, mCerEla1.1, whole genome shotgun sequence genome contains these proteins:
- the LOC122688971 gene encoding melanoma-associated antigen 10-like isoform X2, whose translation MSELSKPEEDLQDPGEAQGLEEAQLLGAEGGEAASPSAFSPPVSSSAPVVALPQEALNKMVAKMVKFLLHKYRAKEPTSYAELLNTVLRDNQEHYPMVFCQAVECILLVFGVEMKEVDPRKHIYIMVPNLGLTCDARQRGGQGLPKTGLLVVVLSLILQNSDCSPEEEIWEALNKMGLYVGREHSMFGEPRELLTQVWVREGYLKYRQVPNSDPVRYEFLWGPRAFMETSKEKFLEYLLRVNRRAFRSFPLPSAEAVREEEEGP comes from the coding sequence ATGAGTGAGCTGAGCAAGCcggaggaagaccttcaggacccaggcgaggcccagggcctggaggaggcGCAGCTCTTGGGGGCTGAGGGGGGGGAGGCCGCATCCCCCTCAGCCTTCTCCCCCCCAGTCTCCTCATCAGCCCCTGTGGTGGCCTTGCCCCAGGAAGCTCTGAATAAAATGGTGGCTAAGATGGTGAAGTTCCTGCTCCACAAGTATCGAGCCAAGGAGCCAACCTCCTATGCTGAATTGCTGAATACAGTCCTCAGGGATAATCAGGAGCACTACCCAATGGTCTTCTGCCAAGCAGTTGAGTGCATTCTGCTGGTGTTTGGTGTGGAAATGAAGGAGGTAGACCCCAGGAAGCACATCTACATCATGGTCCCCAACCTGGGACTCACCTGTGATGCAAGgcagagaggtgggcagggcctgCCCAAGACTGGCCTCCTGGTGGTGGTCCTCAGCCTGATCCTCCAGAATAGCGATTGCAGCCCTGAGGAGGAAATCTGGGAAGCACTCAACAAGATGGGGCTGTATGTTGGGAGGGAGCACTCCATGTTTGGCGAGCCCAGGGAGTTGCTAACCCAAGTGTGGGTGCGGGAGGGGTACCTGAAATACCGACAGGTGCCTAACAGCGACCCTGttcgctatgagttcctgtggggtccccgggccttTATGGAGACCAGCAAGGAGAAATTCTTGGAGTATCTGCTCAGGGTCAACCGAAGGGCTTTTAGGTCCTTCCCACTCCCATCTGCAGAGGCtgtgagggaggaggaagagggcccctga
- the LOC122688971 gene encoding melanoma-associated antigen 8-like isoform X1, which yields MERNTKYQVGTMAHRGSRNQEAKAEVLGLCPEVREQRNPGSTRSQGLVLVVEMSELSKPEEDLQDPGEAQGLEEAQLLGAEGGEAASPSAFSPPVSSSAPVVALPQEALNKMVAKMVKFLLHKYRAKEPTSYAELLNTVLRDNQEHYPMVFCQAVECILLVFGVEMKEVDPRKHIYIMVPNLGLTCDARQRGGQGLPKTGLLVVVLSLILQNSDCSPEEEIWEALNKMGLYVGREHSMFGEPRELLTQVWVREGYLKYRQVPNSDPVRYEFLWGPRAFMETSKEKFLEYLLRVNRRAFRSFPLPSAEAVREEEEGP from the exons ATGGAGAGGAACACAAAGTACCAAGTGGGAACCATGGCTCATAG GGGCTCCAGGAACCAGGAGGCAAAGGCAGAGGTCTTAGGCCTGTGTCCAGAGGTCCGAGAGCAGAGGAATCCAGGCAGtaccaggagtcaag GCCTCGTGCTCGTGGTTGAGATGAGTGAGCTGAGCAAGCcggaggaagaccttcaggacccaggcgaggcccagggcctggaggaggcGCAGCTCTTGGGGGCTGAGGGGGGGGAGGCCGCATCCCCCTCAGCCTTCTCCCCCCCAGTCTCCTCATCAGCCCCTGTGGTGGCCTTGCCCCAGGAAGCTCTGAATAAAATGGTGGCTAAGATGGTGAAGTTCCTGCTCCACAAGTATCGAGCCAAGGAGCCAACCTCCTATGCTGAATTGCTGAATACAGTCCTCAGGGATAATCAGGAGCACTACCCAATGGTCTTCTGCCAAGCAGTTGAGTGCATTCTGCTGGTGTTTGGTGTGGAAATGAAGGAGGTAGACCCCAGGAAGCACATCTACATCATGGTCCCCAACCTGGGACTCACCTGTGATGCAAGgcagagaggtgggcagggcctgCCCAAGACTGGCCTCCTGGTGGTGGTCCTCAGCCTGATCCTCCAGAATAGCGATTGCAGCCCTGAGGAGGAAATCTGGGAAGCACTCAACAAGATGGGGCTGTATGTTGGGAGGGAGCACTCCATGTTTGGCGAGCCCAGGGAGTTGCTAACCCAAGTGTGGGTGCGGGAGGGGTACCTGAAATACCGACAGGTGCCTAACAGCGACCCTGttcgctatgagttcctgtggggtccccgggccttTATGGAGACCAGCAAGGAGAAATTCTTGGAGTATCTGCTCAGGGTCAACCGAAGGGCTTTTAGGTCCTTCCCACTCCCATCTGCAGAGGCtgtgagggaggaggaagagggcccctga